The genomic stretch CAAAAGGAGAACGTCATGAAAGGCGTCATTCTGGCGGGCGGGTTGGGGACGCGGCTCCAGCCCCTGACGAAGATCACCAACAAGCACCTCCTCCCCGTCTATTCCAAGCCGATGATCTATTACCCCATCGAGTGCCTCGTCCGCGCCGGCATCACCGACATCATGATCGTCACGGGGGGCAATAGCGCGGGCGAGTTCATACGGCTCCTGGAGAACGGCGAAGAGTTCGGCCTGGGGCGCCTCCACTACGCCTATCAGAAGGGCGAGGGCGGCATCGCCGAGGCCCTCGGCCTCGCGCGCGAGTTCGTCGAGCACGAAAAGGTGTGCGTCGTCCTCGGCGACAACATCCTCGAGCGCTCCATTCGCCGGGCCGCCCAGTCCTTCGAGGCCCAGCCCGCCGGCGCCAAGGTCTTTCTGAAGGAAGTGCCGAACCCCCAGGCCTACGGCATCGCGGAAATCGAGGGGAAGCGCATCGTGCGCATCGTCGAAAAACCGAAGCAGCCCAAGTCGAACCTGGCCGTCATCGGCGTGTACATGTACCCGCCGGACGTCTTCGACGTCATCCCGACGCTCGAACCTTCGGCCCGGGGCGAGTTGGAAATCACCGACGTCAACAACCACTACGTCGAGGCCGGCACGATGACCTACGAGACGATCGAAGGCTGGTGGGCCGACGCCGGCGAATCCATCGATTCCT from Planctomycetota bacterium encodes the following:
- a CDS encoding sugar phosphate nucleotidyltransferase, whose translation is MKGVILAGGLGTRLQPLTKITNKHLLPVYSKPMIYYPIECLVRAGITDIMIVTGGNSAGEFIRLLENGEEFGLGRLHYAYQKGEGGIAEALGLAREFVEHEKVCVVLGDNILERSIRRAAQSFEAQPAGAKVFLKEVPNPQAYGIAEIEGKRIVRIVEKPKQPKSNLAVIGVYMYPPDVFDVIPTLEPSARGELEITDVNNHYVEAGTMTYETIEGWWADAGESIDSWLEACQLVAQSGANHTD